The genomic DNA GTATGATGCACTGActagcagtgcctgttgctttcctgggctatgcTATCTTTTAGTTAATGAAATAAAGAATGTTTCCAAAACCAAAAAAttaatttattgaaaagaaacacaactgttgGAGAAACACACACGGCATGACACATCTGTGCTGTgtgggagaagagaagagggaaGGGTGGGGAACGGAACAATCACAGACTTGCAAATGTCCTGTTATCATATTCAGCCTTCCTGTCCGGAGTGTCATGCAATGAGTGCCAGCTTCAAGCTGgctaaaatgcatggtgatgggggttgagtgcagtgggtaagggtcatagtttgcagggctgggcggtGAAGCTACATGTGTTggaagcagctggtggcgataagaacctggatgttggggaaagtgggttggcagTGACataggaaagagttttgggataAGGGCTGCAGAGTGAGGGGGCGTCtggatctcaaggttgcatttgtaaagccaaaatgcaacatttaacagaggcagcattgttatcactagacagagcaatgattcggcCGAACTTAAAGACAAGCACAGTGCACACAATAACACAAACTGCCTGTCCCAAGGCGAGCGCACATTACCCACaagagccccaaaatggtgagtaaccacaGGGGCAAGAGAGACTGATTGTTCCAGGACTGTACTGTTCTCTGGGGtcctgtgccttggggagagccaacagctgcagggggcccataTACTGAACACtgccccacattttccacagcatgggtttgtcctggaagatatctcactgctgagggtgacctgggaagcaaaggagggtcttctactacaatgcggcttctgccctggcccatattcagcttgcctgtgtgcagcaatggtccccccgccaGTCACGGCGCGGACATGTTAGCCTCACTGGAACAAGGAGCAcggtagctctgccaaggaacctgcgcAAGTGGattgcccagcttctgcatgaaACCTTCGATGAGATCACTGAGGCCAATTACTGCGATGTGAGAGATGACACCAACGCCCTCTtacgcatctaggcatgcatgcagccctaagcCTCCTCGCCCCATCAGCCTGCACCCAACAACTCCCTTCTCAAAATAAAAGCCGTTTACCAGGCACCTCTtctgctgtttgttcttccccaagCACCGTCCGCTGCggctggctaccttcctcctggcttgaaaacagctcctggcCGCAGGCATCTAGGGATGCCGGGCCGTCCTCTGGCTCTGGGCCCCcgtcctcctcagcaccctcgctcccgCTTTCCACCTCCTGCCTTGTTGCACTCCGGGCTGCCACggcctctgaagtgtccatggtgctcttcggagtggaggtggggttgcccccaagtatctcgtccagccctttgtagaaccggcagaccgtgggggcagcaccggaaTGGCAGTTTGCCTCCTGCGCTTTGtggtaggcactccgcagctccttcactttaaccccgCACCGCACTGCGTCCTGGTCATGCCCCCTTTCTATCATGGCACTTGATATCTGCCcgtaggtatcgtaattcctacaggtggagtgcagctgggactggacagcttcctcccccgaaacactgatgaggtccagcacctcgccattgctccatactggggatcgcctggcacGTGGAGggatggtcacctggaaagatgcgctgagagcactccacacttggctgagcaaacaggaaggggactttcagaATTCCCAGataatttaaagggcaggtctgacggttggtcatctgagggcagggcagtagacttcaaagtgatgaccagagtggctagaacaggcattgtgggacacttcctggaggccgatcagagagCATTAATAGACCAGGGCGTCCACACTGGGGCGCAGAAAGctctatgcttctcatggagatgGATTACCAAGGGCGCTCCAGCCGCAGAGTCCGGGCGCTCTacgtgccagtgtggacacctcaggagttaagGCGCCTGGGGATGATTTAATGTGctccaacttgcaagtgtagacaaggcctatgagtctatgattcttatttacaatgtcacgtgaaagtgagaacaggcgttcataCGGGCATTGTTGTAGCTGGCTTGCATGGTATTTACgttccagatatgctaaacatttgtatgcctcttCGTGCTCCCACACACAGACAGCTAGTGAGCTGGCTTGGTTAGGTTAGTGCTGTCACAGCGTATGTTATTCCTCCCAGTTAGAAAAGTTCAGGGATGTTGCAGTCTCTGACAAGGGGGCTGAACAGAGAGAGAGGAGGTTACTCGGACACTTCACATGAGGATTGTAATACATAACTAAAAGTCCCCCAAACACCCTGTTATAAGAGTCAGGTGACAATCACAGCCCCCAGTCTCTCTGGGTTTTTCAGTGATTTTTGTTTCAATCTACTATACTCtgcaaattctctgttttcatttataTAAACGAACTGTGTTCTGCCTTCTTCACTGCCAGGATCCCCATGGAAACTACTGGGCAGCTGCCTTCCAGCAATCTGTCCCCAAACATATCACATTTCAGCAGCAAAGACAGGAGCTCATCCCACCATTTTCACCTGAATAAAATGCACATTTCAGAGCTATATGGGGCCATGGAAATGCTATGCTGGGACCCAGATCCTGGAGACTTCCAAGTCTTTCAATTTTCACCCAGGCACTGCAGTCCAAGGCCCCAGGATCTCACATATTACATGCAATTTCCTCAAAAGCAAAACAAGGAAGTTAAATATTAAATAAGCCTCCATTAAAACTCCAGAAAGTCAGGAAACAGCATAGATAAGATTCCAGCAGCAAAGTTAATTCAGCTACTTTGCACACCTGTGAACTGAACACAATGTCCCAGGGATAGTTGCATCAAAGCCATGTCCCCCTGCTCTGTAGTGTGATTCTTTGCGTATGCTGCCCACCACAGGTGCAATGGTCTCTTCTGCTGCCTCATAACATTTCAAGCTCCTGTCTAATTTGCTGCCCACTGTCACACACCAACCCTTTTTGTCACCCTTGGAGCATATGTGTTTGGGATAATTTTCCTGGGATGCACTGGCTGCATCTTGCAAGCTGaatccattttattttttctgacTCTTCTCCAAATCTCTCTAGGTCCCTTCATGTTATTTCTCTGGCCTCTGAGTTTGCAGAACCTCCCAGGTTAAaatcatctgccattttttctAATATGCAATTTATCCCCTTTCTCGGGATctttaatgaagatgttaaatgaAGTAAGCCCGAAGCTAGCACAGATCCCTATGGCCCCCTATTAAACAGTTTATTTCAGAGACCCAGTAAGACAACAAATCAGGGCCACATGACCTGTTTGGAagggcctcccccctccccttaatgCGACACAGTGCCATACAGCAGAGTAACCAGTTGTTTTTTCTGCTTCTCCAGCCTGCATGCTCAAAGAATCCATTCAGAGAGAAGAAGAGGAGCTGAGAAAATCACACCAAAAGCCAAGAAGACCTGAAGGTTGGGGCTATTTTCTTCTCCTGTGGTATCTGCTCTTCTACCAGCCGGTGATCACTGAAGTCCACCTTAGGAGGGAGAACATTCAGTTCCTCTTCATCAGGTTTAGTGCTTGGCAATATGCTGGCAGCGATaagctgtgggcagggctggtcacCACGCTCTGTCAAAGCATCCGCAAGCATTTCGGTGCCCTGCCTTTGAGCTTTTACCACGTGATGGGGAAAAGGCCCAGATTTGCCTGTGGCTTTAGCCAAGACGAATGGCTTCTCAACAAACGGACCTGCCTTTCATTAGGAGGCCTCGTGTTTGTCCTACTGGCCGGCGTAAGCCTGCTCTCAGTGGCGATCTTTGTTCCAGGAATAAAAGACAGCAGTGCGTTAAAGGTCATTGGCAGCGCTACCACCGGCCTGTCTGGATCAGGAATATTAGTGACGGTTTTCTCTGTGGTTAAGAACATGGTTATCAGCCAGAAGCAGAAAATTGAGAAGATGACGGACAGCGAGAAGTTTAGCAGCCACCTAGGCTTCATGAGCGAAGTGAAGAAGGAAATCGAGATGCTGACCAGCTTTGTGTATTACATGGAGATCTATGAGAGACGGCGGCTGCGCATAGTGCTGGAGATCACCAGTTTGGATATGTGCTACCCAGAGAGGGTCGTCGGGGTTTTGAATGCAATAAACACTTTGCTGTCGGACACTAACGCCCCATTCATTTTCATCCTGGTGATAGATCCCAGCATCATTGCGTCGTGTTTGGAACAAACCAGCTGCATGAAAGGAATGGCCGACAATGGGTACCTGTTCCTGAACCGCACGGTGACTTTGCCTTTCTCAATACCAGAGATGGGCACAAAGTCCAAACTGCAGCATTTGCAGGATGCTGTCCAGAGCCGGGAGGACCTGATGTACAAAATCATCACAAAAAACATGGAAAGGGGAGTCAGGAGCGTAAAGGGGAAAATGATAAAGCTGGTAGATATGGAGACGTCCAGTGAAATGGACCAAAGCCAAATCGATGCTCAAGCTGTGAGGTATATTCATGAAGCATTTCATGCTCTGCACAATGACACTGATTGTCTCTATAAATACATCCCGGAGAGcattattcaaatgaaaaggaTCGTCAACACAATTCCCATCACCATCAGACTCATGCTGCAGCAAAACATTACGAGACATACAATGTCTCCAAGGTCCGTGGCAGCATGGGTGGTCATGGCTAATCAATGGCCATGCCGCTTGAGTTGGGTGTTGCAGTGCCTTGAGGACAGGCAGCAGATTCGACCAACGGAGGAGTTCAGGAACCAGTCCCTATGGGGAATCTTCGTGGAAAACTGTAAAGAGCTGTACTCCATGCACAAAGTCCTCCAGAATATTCTGGCTTTGGATGGGGACCCAGAACTTTTTGGGAATTTTTTGTCTAATGATTTTCCTTTCACAGTACAGGAGGCCAACACCTTTCTAAAGTCCACAATCAATCTGGACCATTCAATAAGGCATAAGCTGGGATTATTACGAGGAGTTAATTCACTGAATAAGGCAAATGATACAAGCGTAACTAACTCTTCAGTTAAGACTGTCCAGGTGTCTACGGGTGTGCAGTGTTCTGGTATAGAGGAGTGCAGTTAAACAATTGAAAAGACTTCAGTTATTTGccttagaaaggaaaaaaggaagaagTTACCATCTATAAACTATTGAATGATTCAGTGAAAACCTGTCTGGTGCTTCTACTGACAAAATTTGCAGCTACCCTCACTTAGGTAGTTAAGTCAAAACTACTTAAATGCTGCCAGCTCTCCTGTTTGAGGGTACACAGTGCTTATCTGAGCCAAAGTAGCAGACTAAATCTTCATTTTTAAGAGTCTCAGCCTGGCCTCTGACATTGCAAGCCCAGATAATTGTGGCCTCGTCTCAGCACAGCGATTCGAACTACCTCCTTGCTTGCTGCAGCCACATAGCTAAAGCCAACATTTTTGGGGGGGCTCAACTTTAGGTGATTTAAGCTGGTCACCCAAACCTTGAGGCAGCAAAAGTCAGggcacatttttgaaaatttttcccTAAATATTTAAGTGCAATAAAATTTCACTCACAATTCTTGTCACCCACAAAATTGCAGATGTAAATTTGGAAGCAACTTTTCAAAATCAGGCTCTAGACAAACGACAATTATTtcctctagttcagtggttcccagacttgttctgccacttgtgcagggaaagcccctggcgggctgggacggtttgtttacctgccgcattcgcaggttcggccaatcggggctcccagtggctgcagttcgctgctccaggccaatgggagctgctggaagcggcatgggccgagggacgtactggctgccgcttccagcagctcccattggccggaagcagcgaaccacagccactgggagccgcgattggccgaacctgcggacgcggcaggtaaacaaaccagcccggcccgccaggggctttccctgcacaagcggcagaacgagtttgggaaccactggtctagtatTGTAAATACGGAGCTAAAGCCttcccttagcctctcccatACAGCTTGGCTCTCTTGGATCTAGTATTGAGCAGAACTTGCCCTGGACCAGATGTGAGGTGTGTACGTGAGCGGCAACTGATCCTAATTCTCAGGCCACTTTACAGAGCTCTGGCAATGTAACGGGGCCTAACGTGGGAGAAACTGATAAGGACCCCCAGAGCACTATGTCAATGGGAATCAATTTCCTGGGTACAGTGCACGGAGATGTATCTCTGCAGCGGGGCAGGGAGGCAGTGATCCATGTGTGCAGTAGCAAAGGTGCTCAGTGAGTAAGTCTGTGACTAGGAAGGTTGGTACATTTGAAGGGATGCTGGTAGGCAGGTACAGTGTGAAGGTGTAACGTGTTGTAATTATGGTGTGAGTGTGCTGGTCGAATGATGATCAGCTGTGAAGGTATGagctgtgtgtgcgcgcatgccaCAATGAGTTACAGAAGCAGGCATCAATGCAACCCGTAGGCATGAGGTGTTGTAGTATGACATTAGGTGCATGGAAGTCTAGCACTCTACTGGTTTTAACATTATAATCACCTATTAGCTCCAtctctgcatctctctccctttgAATTTAGATGATAAGAGTGAAACAAGTCTCAGTCAGGCTTCTGTATAGAATGCCTACCAGAGTGTCTCATTTCTTGCCTTACAATGCCATCATGTGGCCGGTTATTTTGCTGATTTAAAGCTACACAAAGCTCTGTCTTCACGTTTTATTAATCTTTTACTACTTTATTATACTCTTGTTTTCTCTGTTGTTCTAACAATCGGTTTCCCAGCCTTTGGATGTTTGACTATTTATCTTCCACTGGCACAGATCCGAGAAGCACCAGCAGCCTGTCCCCTCTGTGGAATGGTgctgcccaggggcagctctacaaatttggccgccccaagcagtcatgcccgggaggcgcccccgagccgtgggagcagcggacctcccgcgggcatgactgtggagggtccgctggtcgcgcggctcggctggacctcccgcagctgtgagcggttcgctggtccggcggctccggttgagctgccgcaggcatgcctgcgggaggtccactggagccgtcggccgagcgtcccctccgcagtcatgcctgcggcaggtccggtcgtcccggggctccagtggacctcccgcaggcatgactgcggcaggtccgccggcccagcctgccgcccccccgggaaagggccgccccaggcaggtgcttgccccgctgggctctggagccggccctggtgctgcCCCTATGGGGATGTTacccaggaggagcagagaacTGTGATTCTTTCTATCTAACTTTTATTTTTGTAACTACTTGCAATCCACAGACAGGACAGGTTTGTTTGCGGGGTTTTTTTTGCTCTCCTCTATAATCCTAAAATGACAGTGTCATGATTAGGGAGCTAGCTGACcctctgtcccctttctggtCTCTGGCACCCAGCTTGTGTCCTGAGCCACTTGCCCTTCTCTGCTTTGGGGTGGAATTTGGCAACTCTCCCGCTCTTAGCCCTGCAGACTTGACTGGGTTTGAGCACCTGCGTTTTTTCCCTTGGGGAACCTGAGACGGGTGATAGTGACCAACGGGCTCCTTAAAACAAAGTGTATTTATCTAGCTAGCAGTTGGAACAAAGCTTTAGAGAAAAATCGATTTTAAAGCAATAGCCTTCATGCATATTTAGTCGCATCTAGTCTCACACCTCACTATGAGCTAAGCTATACAGGCTTTCCTCTTGATTTACAGGAAGAGAACTGACCCAAATATTATTCTCCTAGCCCACCCAGATTCCCTTGTGTCTATGGGTCTCTCCCGCCTTGGCTTCACGACTAGAAGAGTGTATTATTTTTTACCTTGGGGTAATTAGTGTGGGGGAGCTATCCCAATGTAAAAACATAGTGAAGAGAAGGCATTTTCTTTTTACCGCAAGGTCAACTAAGTGATGACAGCACTAGACTGGGGCTGCTCCTGTGGTCACATATGGTCAGCGAGAGGAATTAGAGGCAGGAAAAACCATCTTGGTCCTGACTCTCCATGGCCCTGTACCTTGTCCTTTAAGCAGCACAAAGTGGGTGTACAGTGCCACCATCCTGGTTCGGGAGCAGTTTGCATGGATGTAAATGGCTGAACAAGGTGGATTTTTTTCTTGCTATGTAGCCTAAAGTTCATCTCTTGCATCTTCTTAACCAAGGGATGCGGTTCCCCTGCTGTTTAGCTGTTCTAATGCTTGCACACACGTATCCTGTGCCCCATAGTCGTCATCTGGTCAAGTTCTTTCCTAATGTAGAGATcacccaggctggagggaggggtgCTGTCCTGACCTCGCCCACCAAACCTCAGCTCCTTAAAAGAGCAGCGTCCCAAATGTGCAGAGGCTCCTGCCGATTTGGAGAGGACAGGATGCCACGTTGCCTCAACCCACCCCTCTCCTGACAGGCTTTGAGCCCAAGGAGCAGGTTTCCTGCTCCATTCATCACCCGCATGAGAAAAGGCGGCAGTGATCTGGTCCTACATGTGCTTCCTGCGCAACAACCTGTCTGAGTCATATTACTGCTGTTGATACTCTTTGCCCGCACGGGAAAGGTCCCTGGGCCCAGAGAAAGGCATGATGGCAGCTCTGTTAAAGACCTTTGTTTGCAGGCTTCTCATCatggcagggcgctgctggggaaTCCTCAATCagcccctgccactccagccccaagcagaggaaatggattggggctgggtaAATAGCCTAGGTTTGCCAAATCACTGACTGCACCTGCCAGGTTCATTAGGCAGGAGCTATGAGGCTGGGAGGAAGTGAGTGAAGCGGGGCGGAGCTCGGCGACAGGTAGGAGCCTGCTACGCTGTTGCCCGTGTTAGGCGAAGCCACTGTAAATAGCAGGAAACTGGTGGTGGGAAACAGACACAAATAAAGAGTACAGGTGTTGCACCAGCTTGGAGTGTCCCTGAGTCCATGGGAAGCAGGGCCAATGGTCTGACTACACAGGGGCGGGCCGTGCACCCATTACATCCATGCAGGGAGTCGGGAGAGCTTTACTCTCTAAAGATAGGGAAAACCTCCGTTTTTCGGTGGTGTccgttgttgggtttttgtttgtttgacttaGTTTGAGCCGATCAGTCCCAATGTTTGCGATAAGAAGATGACCGTTGCCTATCAAGCTGCCCTCCTAATGTAGCGAATACAAGGAGACGAAAGTCTCCTTCCAGTGTAAATGGTGCAACTCCATTGCAGCCAGTGGAGTCAAACCCATTCACACCAGCACTGCGCTTGGTTCTGCCATACGTATATTTGTGCATGTCCACAGAGGCTCACACTAGTCAATGTATGTCTCTATATGCCATCACTGTACCATCTGAGTGCTGAATGGTACTTGCCCGATCAGGGCCCACATTCACCCACAGCGCCTCGTCCTCGGCCGCCATGTTCTCTTCATGTTTCCCCATGCTGAGAGCCTTGTGACATGTGAGTTGTGATCCGCCAGTTATTTATAATCTCCTTGTGCCTGGCTGCAACTAAATTGCTGACCAGTCTTTTGTCTCATGACTGAACATGTAACCTGCAGGGAATTACTAGTCTAGATGAGAGCATGCTGGGGAAGGGCTAGCGACATCGCAGAGCATCAAATGGCTCCACTCAGAGCCAAAAGTCTTTAATAGCGACACTCTCAAAGGTAATGTGCAGCATGGTCCTCTTGGCAGGACTCAGAGACAAGATaagcacccgcagctcccatagaaatcagtggagctgcacaCACCCGCTCCTCTGAGCAGAGCTCAGTACAGGAGTCACTGGCTGAAATTCTCCGGTCTGTTATACAGGacattagactagatgatctaatggttccttctggccttaaaatctaccaATCTATGGAAACCTCTTAGGGTGAAACACCATGTCACCAAAAGGCAGCTTCTCCGCTTACACCTGCTCTCTGTAGTTCACCTGGATTCTGTAAGAATTGGCTGAAGACCAACGCTAAgctaagaatcatagaatcatagaatattaggattggaagagatctcaggaggtcatctagtccaatcccctgctcaaagaatGCACCAGCTGTGAATCCCGTGAAGAAAACTAACCACAAGAGTAAATGTAATATTAAATGTAAACTGTGAAGCACACTACAACCAGGAAATACAATGTTAAGGTTAAACGATCAGTCTCAACTCTGCCTCACTGAGTGCAATGCTTTCAAAGAAGGCTCTCTTGATTTCATTGCATAGAACTTGTCAGGTATTCGAATATAATATCACAGCATGGAAATGGAAAATTTAGCTTACAGATGCACAGATTTGTGTACATGAGCTCCTAGTGCAATCCTGTGGCGAAAAGAGATCACACAACGCATGGATGTATTAGTAGGGGAATCTGAAGTAGGAAGAGGGAGGTGGTAGAAAGCAATGAGGAGAGCAGTTCTAGAATACTTGGTCTAGTTCTCATGCCCACACTTTAAGAAGGATGGTGAAAAATtaaacagggttcagaaaagagctataaGAATCTCAGTGAGACTAAAGGAACTCAATCTGCTTAGCCTATTGAAAAGAAGGTCATATTATGACTTGACTGTGGCCTCTACATGAGGAGAAGatatttaatctagcagacaattGGTAAAACTTTGCTAAGTGcctatgtgacttaggagcctaaatccaatTTTCAATATGTGCGGAGTGGGCTCCTAAATTGCttgggtacttttgaaaattttacccattttACTcattgaaaatgggatttaggttactaagtcacttaggcacttttgaaaatgttacccccaTATGTGAATTTAAAGGACACAAGTCATGCAGAATTTCTCACGTCCCTTTGCAAACTGTCGCAATGGCTAATTATGCTCACAGTGCAAAATGTGTGTCTTACATCCTGTTTGAGCATTGCTGACTTCATCTTTCAGCCATCGGATCTTCTTATgattttgtctgctagattaaaaggCCCTCTCCTATCAAATATCTTCTCCATATGTGGGTACAtatagactgcaatcaagtcTTTCTAAATGATCTGTCCTAGCTCATCTACAAGTTGCTGGACTGTGCAGGAATTACTGAATGAAATTCTCTGGCATGTATTAgtcaggtcagactagatggtcacagtggtgccttctggccttaagatctATGTAAGGGGGTGCATTGCTGTAATATGATGATTATGTCTCAGCTGAAACATAGCAATTTTGTTTTTAGAGACCAAAACTAAGTAAGCGAATAAAGCAAAGCCTTGTGATTTTTGTAAATACATGTAAAGTATCCAATCCATAGTGAAACACACTTTTAAACTACATAATTTATacaggaaaatatttattttgtaagcTGTATGTGCGCTGGTAGTGTACAGTAAAACAGGGTGTACATCGAACCCAGGAAAAGGCTGTCTCCTTTGTTTGCTAGTCATTTGTCAGTCTGAATAAAGAATGTTTGAGAATAATTGGTCACAATGCTTCATGCTTTACTCCTGTATGTGTGGGATGAGTCAAGTCCCTTGCCAGCCATATTCAGTGAGTGGGGAATGGGATCTGCAAACCAGGCCTAGTCAATTGCCTCTTCTTTAACAGGCCTTACAGCTGGAGCATACCACAGATCATCTCCACAGGCCAACTCCAAGCTCTCTACCGTCAGCCGGGCCTTGTCGAAAATCTTTAGGGGTGAAGTTCTGACCCTATTGAAAGTCTATGGCAGTTTTCCCTTTGATTTTAATAGGGCTAGAATTTCCTCCCATTTGTTTTCCTCTTCACCACATCATCGATCCAGCCCCGCTATGCCCTGCACTTTCTGTTAGTTTCAGCGAGATGATTTCTCTGACGctggtctattcccagctctcagagctgggatggggaggttCAATTTATTTACACTTTTGAAAGCATTAAAGCCATACAATGGGTCTGGAGGCAGACGCTGCCCTGGAGATTTGCTaacctgagaatgcttcactGTATAACCTGTCCATGGTGTTTAAAaaccttgactttgtatttcctaatgattttattgatgaaagcaaacgtgAGCAAcattaaatgaagggtttttgtttgttaatttcctttgtttttttttaatagaaagaaaatcttttatcTCTGTGCTGTGTAAGGGGGTGACCCCCGCTCCAGCCTGCAAGGGGTTGGAAAAACCCTGCagaaggctggggctgggcaaggtaaaaccctggctgactgGGGAAAGTGGgaagaggctgcagctggggccatgccccaaactgagcgacagggccttataagaaggccagggaagccggaaggatcagtctctctctgtctgtagagggagaagggcctggctgcagggagctagagacagggtacctgagtggagcagggctggggaaaggcagaggagctggggagctccagcctggaaagccccaggctgtggcctagcacaaggccaacaggtcctgggggttgcagagggcagcccaggggtaggccagggCAACAGGTCCAGACCCTCCTTGCCGGTGCTGAGTGACTGAACCTGCAGCCTGCTCCAGGGCAcagggctagacgatgactggcagtagccatatactgatgcgaggtgggaatagtgggttggaggttccccaaggagggaagatcctgagactgaggggttactgccagggggcagcaccccagctaaaggggcaccgggtccagggaggggcacaggggccagaggacaggtggatcaccggcttgcagagggcgctccggagctggaatgagctgaTTCcccgaagtcaccagcaggaggtgccgtggaggtgagtccgcacctctaca from Mauremys mutica isolate MM-2020 ecotype Southern chromosome 15, ASM2049712v1, whole genome shotgun sequence includes the following:
- the NKPD1 gene encoding NTPase KAP family P-loop domain-containing protein 1; the protein is MYSEAERHLTSKSKSSAYLGNLGDRSPDLTPMSSSDEESACLEHVEEPPGVGGKGSKGQIYFMDQETNNKDFLTEDDIYCCCLSKTLLHTSTPVTIGFYCPVGSRFNSLLDKITACMLKESIQREEEELRKSHQKPRRPEGWGYFLLLWYLLFYQPVITEVHLRRENIQFLFIRFSAWQYAGSDKLWAGLVTTLCQSIRKHFGALPLSFYHVMGKRPRFACGFSQDEWLLNKRTCLSLGGLVFVLLAGVSLLSVAIFVPGIKDSSALKVIGSATTGLSGSGILVTVFSVVKNMVISQKQKIEKMTDSEKFSSHLGFMSEVKKEIEMLTSFVYYMEIYERRRLRIVLEITSLDMCYPERVVGVLNAINTLLSDTNAPFIFILVIDPSIIASCLEQTSCMKGMADNGYLFLNRTVTLPFSIPEMGTKSKLQHLQDAVQSREDLMYKIITKNMERGVRSVKGKMIKLVDMETSSEMDQSQIDAQAVRYIHEAFHALHNDTDCLYKYIPESIIQMKRIVNTIPITIRLMLQQNITRHTMSPRSVAAWVVMANQWPCRLSWVLQCLEDRQQIRPTEEFRNQSLWGIFVENCKELYSMHKVLQNILALDGDPELFGNFLSNDFPFTVQEANTFLKSTINLDHSIRHKLGLLRGVNSLNKANDTSVTNSSVKTVQVSTGVQCSGIEECS